One Myotis daubentonii chromosome 3, mMyoDau2.1, whole genome shotgun sequence genomic window carries:
- the EPHA2 gene encoding ephrin type-A receptor 2, whose translation MERRRPRTCLALLWGCMLVATAAQGKEVVLLDFAAANGELGWLTHPYGKGWDLMQNIMDDAPIYMYSVCNVVAGDQDNWLRTNWVYRGEAERIFIELKFTVRDCNSFPGGASSCKETFNLYYAESDVDYGTNFQKRQFKKIDTIAPDEITVSSDFQARHVKLNVEERSVGPLTHKGFYLAFQDIGACVALLSVRVYYKKCPELLQGLARFPETIAGSDAPSLATVAGTCVDHAVVPPGGEEPRMHCAVDGEWLVPIGQCLCQEGYEKAEDACQACSSGFFKSEASESACLECPAHTLPSSEGATFCECEEGYFRAPQDSLSMPCTGPPSAPSYLTAVGMGAKVELRWKAPLDNGGREDITYRVTCEQCLPESGECRPCEASVRYSELPNKLTRTSLIVSDLEPHMNYTFAVEARNGVSDLVASRSFRTASVSINQTEPPKVKLESRGTTSLSVSWSIPVPQQSRVWKYEVTYRKKGDSNTYNVRRTEDFSVTLDGLAPDTTYLVQVQALTQEGQGAGSKVHEFQTLSMEGSANVAVIGGVAVVIVLLLVLAGIGFLLHRRRKSQRARQSSEDVYFSKSEQLKPLKTYVDPHTYEDPNQAVLKFTTEIHPSCVTRQKVIGAGEFGEVYKGTLKASGKKEVPVAIKTLKAGYTEKQRVDFLSEASIMGQFSHHNIIRLEGVVSKYKPMMIITEYMENGALDKFLREKDGEFCVLQLVGMLRGIAAGMKYLANMNYVHRDLAARNILVNSNLVCKVSDFGLSRVLEDDPEATYTTSGGKIPIRWTAPEAISYRKFTSASDVWSYGIVMWEVMTYGERPYWELSNHEVMKAINEGFRLPTPMECPSAIYQLMMQCWQQERARRPKFADIVSILDKLIRAPESLKTLADFDPRVSIRLPSTSGSEGVPFRTVSEWLESIKMQQYTEHFLAAGYTAIEKVVQMTNDDIKKIGVRLPGHQKRIAYSLLGLKEQVNTVGIPI comes from the exons ATGGAGCGTCGGAGGCCCCGTACCTGCCTCGCCCTGCTGTGGGGCTGCATGCTGGTCGCCACCGCGGCGCAGGGCAAGGAAG TTGTTTTGCTGGACTTTGCTGCAGCGAACGGGGAACTCGGCTGGCTCACGCACCCGTATGGCAAAGGG TGGGACCTGATGCAGAACATCATGGACGACGCGCCCATCTACATGTACTCCGTGTGCAACGTGGTGGCCGGCGACCAGGATAACTGGCTGCGCACCAACTGGGTGTACCGCGGCGAGGCCGAGCGCATCTTCATCGAGCTCAAGTTCACCGTGCGCGACTGCAACAGCTTCCCGGGGGGCGCCAGCTCCTGCAAGGAGACCTTCAACCTCTACTACGCCGAGTCGGATGTGGACTACGGCACCAACTTCCAGAAGCGCCAGTTCAAGAAGATCGATACCATCGCGCCCGACGAGATCACAGTCAGCAGCGACTTCCAGGCCCGCCACGTGAAGCTGAACGTGGAGGAGCGCTCCGTGGGGCCGCTCACCCACAAGGGCTTCTACCTGGCCTTCCAGGACATCGGCGCCTGCGTGGCACTGCTCTCCGTCCGCGTCTACTACAAGAAGTGCCCCGAGCTGCTGCAGGGCCTGGCTCGCTTCCCCGAGACCATTGCCGGCTCCGACGCACCCTCCCTGGCCACCGTGGCGGGCACTTGCGTGGACCATGCTGTGGTTCCCCCTGGGGGCGAAGAGCCCCGCATGCACTGTGCCGTCGACGGCGAGTGGCTGGTGCCCATCGGTCAGTGCCTGTGCCAGGAGGGCTACGAGAAGGCGGAGGATGCCTGCCAGG CCTGCTCGTCTGGATTCTTCAAATCGGAGGCGTCCGAGAGTGCCTGTTTAGAGTGCCCCGCACACACCCTGCCGTCCTCCGAGGGGGCCACGTTCTGTGAGTGTGAGGAAGGCTACTTCCGGGCCCCGCAGGACTCGCTGTCGATGCCCTGCACAG GCCCGCCCTCTGCCCCAAGCTACCTCACGGCCGTGGGCATGGGTGCCAAAGTGGAGCTGCGCTGGAAGGCGCCCCTGGACAACGGGGGCCGCGAAGACATCACCTACAGGGTCACCTGCGAACAGTGCCTGCCCGAGTCAGGCGAGTGCAGACCTTGCGAGGCCAGCGTGCGCTACTCCGAGCTCCCGAACAAGCTGACCCGCACCAGCCTGATAGTCAGCGACCTGGAGCCCCACATGAACTACACCTTCGCCGTGGAGGCCCGCAACGGTGTCTCGGACCTGGTGGCCAGCCGCAGCTTCCGCACCGCCAGCGTCAGCATCAACCAGACAG AGCCCCCCAAGGTGAAGCTGGAGAGCCGGGGCACCACCTCGCTGAGCGTGTCCTGGAGCATCCCTGTGCCACAGCAGAGCCGTGTGTGGAAGTACGAGGTCACCTACCGCAAGAAG GGGGACTCCAACACCTACAACGTGCGCCGCACCGAGGACTTCTCTGTGACCCTGGATGGCCTGGCTCCGGACACCACCTACCTGGTCCAAGTGCAGGCGCTGACACAGGAGGGCCAGGGTGCCGGCAGCAAGGTGCACGAGTTCCAGACGCTGT CCATGGAAGGGTCTGCCAACGTGGCGGTGATTGGCGGAGTGGCCGTGGTCATTGTCTTGCTCCTGGTGCTGGCAGGAATCGGCTTCCTCCTCCATCGCAG GAGGAAGAGCCAGCGGGCCCGCCAGTCCTCGGAGGATGTTTACTTCTCCAAGTCAG aACAACTGAAGCCCTTGAAGACATATGTAGACCCCCACACGTACGAGGACCCCAACCAGGCCGTGCTCAAGTTCACCACCGAGATCCACCCGTCCTGTGTCACGAGACAGAAGGTCATCGGAGCAG GAGAGTTTGGGGAGGTGTACAAGGGGACGCTGAAGGCGTCGGGGAAGAAGGAGGTACCTGTGGCCATCAAGACGCTGAAAGCCGGCTACACCGAGAAGCAGCGGGTGGACTTCCTCAGCGAGGCCAGCATCATGGGCCAGTTCAGCCACCACAACATCATCCGCCTGGAGGGCGTCGTCTCCAAAT ACAAGCCCATGATGATCATCACTGAATACATGGAGAACGGGGCCCTGGACAAGTTCCTTCGG GAGAAGGATGGCGAGTTCTGCGTGCTGCAGCTGGTGGGCATGCTGCGGGGCATCGCGGCAGGCATGAAGTACCTGGCCAACATGAACTACGTCCACCGCGACCTGGCCGCCCGCAACATCCTCGTCAACAGCAACCTGGTCTGCAAGGTGTCCGACTTCGGCTTGTCCCGTGTGCTGGAGGACGACCCTGAGGCCACCTACACCACCAGT GGTGGCAAGATCCCCATCCGCTGGACGGCCCCGGAGGCCATCTCCTACCGCAAGTTCACCTCGGCCAGTGACGTGTGGAGTTACGGCATCGTCATGTGGGAAGTGATGACGTATGGCGAGCGGCCCTACTGGGAGCTGTCAAACCACGAG GTGATGAAAGCCATCAACGAAGGCTTTCGGCTGCCCACGCCCATGGAGTGCCCCTCCGCCATCTACCAGCTCATgatgcagtgctggcagcaggagcGCGCCCGCCGCCCCAAGTTCGCCGACATCGTCAGCATCCTGGACAAGCTCATCCGCGCTCCCGAATCCCTCAAGACCCTGGCTGACTTTGACCCCCG AGTGTCCATCCGGCTGCCCAGCACCAGCGGCTCCGAGGGGGTGCCCTTCCGCACCGTGTCCGAGTGGCTCGAGTCCATCAAGATGCAGCAGTACACAGAGCACTTCCTGGCAGCTGGCTACACGGCCATTGAGAAGGTGGTACAGATGACCAACGA